The following coding sequences lie in one Sedimentibacter sp. MB35-C1 genomic window:
- a CDS encoding FMN-binding protein yields the protein MKGIFKIIIAILCAFILVFASGIFYLSRGLREGRIIEVNGINISDLNDGVYSGKYNAGRWSNLLNVTVRDHKITKINIEDDVTFAKSDVSVELFNKVIEAQNTKVDAISQATVTSKAYLKSIENALNN from the coding sequence TTGAAGGGGATATTCAAAATAATAATTGCAATATTATGTGCATTTATACTGGTTTTTGCAAGTGGAATATTTTATCTATCTCGAGGACTTAGAGAGGGAAGGATTATTGAAGTAAACGGAATAAATATATCAGATCTAAATGATGGGGTATATAGTGGAAAATATAATGCTGGAAGATGGTCAAATCTGCTCAATGTTACAGTAAGGGACCATAAAATAACAAAAATTAATATAGAAGATGATGTTACTTTTGCAAAGTCTGATGTAAGTGTTGAGTTATTCAATAAAGTTATTGAAGCGCAAAATACTAAAGTAGATGCAATATCACAAGCCACAGTGACATCTAAAGCTTATCTTAAGTCAATAGAAAATGCATTAAATAATTAA
- a CDS encoding zinc ribbon domain-containing protein has translation MTKKKTSKSIPLPILILIYAVLLFAMYLSLSTLALAIWGDSVMGTVDSYDSRLDDTKAEQNRSRTVSKGYWFMVNSKEYRGYVIYSSDEAWPSLDEGETRSERIRYLSFFPYVNKPAMLCEFREMGEVAIIYHILAPIGYLLLLLLVIRTARGGKKKKTAARKPAAPQIFEVRSDTDMFCPNCGNKLPEGAVFCSGCGVKTQASAPDVCTACGAKLPEGAEFCIGCGKAVNLRTPEPMEVSQAASSAPSQGDAGLVGFSDRCNSPEILAAAQKNKKSSIGCMWILVFVPLIGFPIAGLLMDDFPFGESAVIGVGIALVMLIINVFALRRAKLPMWEGIVTNKFSKEKYEHKDDASKTYTEYTVAITTDAGKKKTIVEKDSRRDMYDYLDVGDKVRFHPKFGTYEKYDKSKDRIIYCNVCSMMNPIQNDRCKRCNNLLFK, from the coding sequence ATGACAAAGAAGAAAACGAGCAAAAGCATCCCCCTGCCCATCCTCATCCTGATTTACGCCGTGCTGCTGTTTGCCATGTATTTGAGCCTATCTACGCTGGCTCTGGCGATATGGGGCGACAGCGTAATGGGTACGGTGGACAGCTATGACAGCCGTCTGGACGACACAAAAGCGGAGCAAAACCGCTCCCGCACCGTTTCCAAGGGCTATTGGTTCATGGTAAACAGCAAGGAATACCGGGGTTATGTGATATATAGCAGCGACGAGGCGTGGCCGAGCTTGGATGAAGGTGAAACACGCTCCGAGCGCATCCGCTATCTGTCCTTCTTCCCCTACGTCAACAAACCCGCCATGTTGTGCGAATTCAGGGAGATGGGTGAGGTGGCGATCATTTACCATATCCTCGCCCCCATCGGTTATCTGCTTTTGCTGCTGCTTGTCATACGCACAGCCAGAGGCGGGAAAAAGAAGAAAACAGCGGCGAGGAAACCCGCCGCGCCTCAAATATTCGAAGTAAGGAGTGATACGGATATGTTTTGTCCCAACTGCGGAAACAAGCTGCCGGAGGGCGCGGTTTTCTGTTCGGGCTGCGGCGTAAAAACACAGGCCAGCGCCCCCGACGTGTGTACGGCCTGCGGCGCAAAGCTGCCGGAAGGAGCTGAATTTTGCATTGGGTGCGGCAAGGCGGTGAATTTGAGAACGCCGGAGCCGATGGAGGTAAGCCAAGCGGCATCTTCCGCTCCCTCACAGGGCGACGCGGGACTGGTCGGCTTTTCCGATAGGTGTAATTCGCCGGAGATACTGGCCGCCGCGCAGAAAAACAAAAAATCATCCATCGGCTGTATGTGGATATTGGTTTTCGTACCGCTCATCGGCTTTCCCATCGCTGGTCTGCTGATGGATGATTTCCCTTTTGGAGAATCGGCGGTCATAGGTGTCGGTATTGCCCTTGTGATGCTGATCATCAATGTATTTGCTCTACGAAGAGCCAAACTGCCCATGTGGGAGGGCATCGTCACCAACAAATTCAGCAAAGAGAAGTACGAGCATAAAGACGATGCGTCAAAAACTTATACGGAATACACGGTGGCAATCACTACCGATGCGGGTAAAAAAAAGACTATTGTTGAAAAAGACAGCAGGCGGGATATGTATGACTATCTGGATGTAGGCGACAAGGTGCGTTTTCATCCGAAGTTTGGTACATACGAGAAATACGATAAATCGAAAGACCGCATCATCTACTGCAACGTGTGTTCCATGATGAATCCCATACAGAATGATCGCTGCAAGCGGTGTAATAATCTGCTGTTCAAATAA
- a CDS encoding flavodoxin domain-containing protein yields the protein MNNIAIVYKSKYGSTKRYAQWIAEEAKADCFECSEIEVKKLKEYDTIIYGGGLYASGIAGISIITKNFEILKDKKIIVFTVGLASTDKEEVFLPIIEKNFSKEMRDNIKFFHLRGGINYKKLGIIHKSMMAMLKIIISKKGSDELSDDDRELLATYGKKVDFTDKNMIKPLLSFLES from the coding sequence ATGAATAATATAGCTATAGTATATAAGTCTAAATATGGTAGTACTAAAAGGTATGCTCAGTGGATAGCTGAAGAAGCTAAAGCAGATTGTTTTGAATGCTCAGAAATAGAAGTTAAGAAACTAAAGGAGTATGATACTATTATTTATGGTGGTGGATTGTATGCAAGTGGAATTGCTGGAATTTCCATCATAACTAAAAACTTTGAAATTTTAAAAGATAAAAAAATAATAGTTTTTACTGTCGGGCTGGCTTCAACTGATAAAGAGGAGGTTTTTCTTCCCATTATAGAAAAAAACTTTTCAAAAGAGATGCGTGATAATATAAAGTTTTTTCATTTACGAGGTGGAATTAATTATAAGAAGTTAGGAATAATTCATAAATCCATGATGGCAATGCTGAAAATTATAATTTCTAAGAAGGGTTCTGATGAATTATCTGATGATGATAGAGAACTTTTAGCTACATACGGAAAAAAAGTAGATTTTACTGATAAAAATATGATAAAACCATTATTATCATTTTTGGAAAGTTAA
- a CDS encoding recombinase family protein encodes MAGKQKKVKKITKINPVKPQVMMQLQPTKRVCAYCRVSTDSREQQNSFIAQTAYYEELISKRSDWQYVGVYADEARSGTKLQKRDDFLRMIKDCEAGKIDMIITKSVTRFARNTVDSIKAIRKLKLLGIAVFFEKENINTLFESSEMLLTILSSLAQGEAESISTNNKWAAIKRFQDGSFKIGTPALGYIKDGGGELVIDEQEAETVRYIFKQYLNGKGSYVIARELTEKGTQTIRGAEKWSDGVIKEILLNPIYTGNLILQKTFTTEVIPFKRKRNKGELPQYFISENHEPIISAEEAEAVKEIYEYRRKQMKTDTTKSLNRYAYSSKIICGECGKVFRRQKIYIGKTYEKVQWSCIQHIEDKEKCSMVAIREDIIQEAFTLMWNKLSGNYLEILSPMLESLRKLRADEQQEKDIRECNEKIMELSKQSHILSGVAAKGYLDSAIFIEKQTALQIELDAMRKKRKALLDDSGFETEIFYTEQLIGLLENNPGIQDTYREDLFLETVDQIIIKEGKTVTFRLKNMLEFSEACGKEDNKDAKTYTDRVPDAKRKDIC; translated from the coding sequence ATGGCGGGCAAGCAGAAAAAAGTAAAAAAGATAACAAAAATAAACCCTGTAAAACCTCAGGTAATGATGCAGCTTCAGCCTACAAAACGCGTCTGCGCCTACTGCCGTGTCAGTACGGATTCCAGAGAACAACAGAATTCATTTATTGCACAGACAGCCTATTACGAAGAACTGATTAGCAAAAGAAGTGATTGGCAGTATGTCGGGGTTTATGCGGATGAAGCACGAAGTGGAACGAAGCTGCAAAAAAGAGATGACTTTTTGCGCATGATAAAAGATTGTGAAGCAGGAAAAATAGATATGATCATCACAAAATCGGTAACCCGCTTTGCAAGAAATACCGTTGACAGTATAAAGGCAATCCGTAAGCTAAAACTGCTTGGCATTGCAGTGTTTTTCGAGAAAGAAAATATCAACACCTTATTCGAAAGCAGTGAGATGCTCTTGACCATCTTAAGCTCTCTGGCACAAGGAGAGGCAGAAAGCATTTCAACCAACAATAAATGGGCAGCAATTAAACGGTTTCAAGACGGCAGCTTTAAAATAGGAACACCCGCCCTCGGATATATTAAAGATGGAGGGGGTGAGCTGGTTATTGATGAACAGGAGGCAGAAACCGTCCGCTATATTTTCAAACAGTATTTAAACGGCAAAGGCTCCTATGTTATTGCAAGGGAATTGACTGAGAAAGGAACACAAACCATTCGAGGCGCTGAAAAATGGTCAGATGGAGTGATAAAGGAAATTCTTCTTAACCCAATCTATACAGGAAACTTAATATTGCAAAAGACATTTACTACTGAGGTAATCCCCTTCAAGCGAAAAAGAAATAAGGGTGAGCTACCTCAGTATTTTATTTCTGAGAATCATGAACCCATCATCAGTGCGGAGGAAGCGGAAGCGGTTAAGGAAATTTATGAATACCGTCGTAAGCAGATGAAAACTGATACTACAAAATCGCTGAACAGATATGCTTACAGCAGTAAGATTATATGCGGGGAATGCGGAAAGGTGTTTAGAAGGCAGAAAATTTATATCGGGAAGACTTATGAGAAAGTGCAATGGTCTTGTATCCAGCATATCGAGGATAAAGAAAAATGCAGTATGGTAGCAATTAGGGAGGATATTATACAAGAAGCATTTACCCTGATGTGGAATAAGCTCTCCGGCAATTACCTGGAAATCCTTTCTCCCATGCTGGAATCTTTACGAAAGTTGCGTGCAGATGAACAGCAGGAAAAGGACATCAGAGAGTGTAATGAAAAAATAATGGAACTGTCGAAGCAGAGTCATATCTTAAGCGGTGTAGCTGCAAAGGGATATCTTGACTCTGCTATTTTTATAGAGAAACAGACTGCCCTGCAAATAGAGTTGGATGCCATGCGAAAAAAGAGGAAAGCCCTGCTTGATGACAGTGGGTTTGAAACAGAGATTTTTTATACTGAACAGCTTATAGGACTGTTGGAAAACAATCCGGGGATACAGGATACATACCGTGAGGATTTGTTTTTAGAAACAGTGGATCAGATTATTATAAAGGAAGGAAAGACTGTAACCTTCCGACTAAAGAATATGCTGGAATTTTCAGAAGCCTGTGGAAAGGAGGATAACAAAGATGCAAAGACATACACCGATAGGGTTCCGGATGCGAAACGGAAAGATATATGTTGA
- a CDS encoding recombinase family protein: MQRHTPIGFRMRNGKIYVEEEKAKVVRKVFVDYLSGLSTYAIAKELTAKGFPNANNKPSWNHGSVGKILENIKYLGDEMYPQMIETEIFEQVQNRRQEQRKKLGRVMQPNSMNNQSSSSGRLWCGECGEVFRKYIENSGKPSEKSKWKCKHYIYKNRVRCNCGVITDEQIKEVFILAVNKVIRTPSLLQKKQREIPKCYSPEFRKLDQKIKDMEADEQFSSKELATMIFQRAALLYQTAQVHDYEHHTKNIMQALSGREQQTEFNEELFLQTVKKLVIYKDGRVEIEFINGLIVHETYRKGDKYASS; this comes from the coding sequence ATGCAAAGACATACACCGATAGGGTTCCGGATGCGAAACGGAAAGATATATGTTGAAGAAGAAAAAGCAAAGGTAGTAAGAAAGGTTTTTGTTGATTATCTTTCGGGGCTCTCTACCTATGCAATAGCAAAGGAACTTACAGCAAAGGGATTTCCAAATGCAAACAACAAACCATCCTGGAACCATGGCTCTGTCGGCAAGATTTTAGAAAACATAAAGTATTTGGGCGATGAGATGTATCCGCAGATGATAGAAACAGAAATTTTTGAACAGGTACAGAACCGAAGGCAAGAGCAACGTAAAAAACTCGGAAGGGTTATGCAGCCAAATAGCATGAACAATCAAAGCTCATCCAGTGGCAGACTTTGGTGCGGCGAGTGCGGAGAGGTATTCAGAAAATATATAGAGAATAGTGGCAAACCCTCTGAAAAAAGCAAATGGAAGTGCAAGCATTATATTTATAAAAACAGAGTTCGTTGCAACTGTGGGGTAATTACAGATGAACAGATCAAAGAAGTTTTTATTCTTGCGGTAAACAAGGTAATAAGAACTCCTTCTTTGCTGCAGAAAAAACAAAGAGAGATTCCAAAGTGTTATTCACCAGAATTTCGGAAGCTTGATCAAAAGATTAAAGACATGGAAGCAGACGAACAATTTTCCTCCAAAGAGCTGGCGACGATGATTTTCCAAAGGGCAGCACTCCTTTATCAAACTGCACAGGTGCATGACTACGAACATCATACGAAAAACATAATGCAAGCCCTTTCAGGCAGGGAACAGCAAACCGAATTTAATGAAGAATTATTTTTACAGACAGTCAAAAAACTGGTCATCTATAAAGATGGACGAGTTGAAATAGAATTTATTAATGGACTGATTGTCCATGAAACTTATAGAAAGGGGGATAAATATGCAAGCAGTTAA
- a CDS encoding GNAT family N-acetyltransferase has product MFVLRRLKNEDVVIVKKWLEKEYVAKWFGDESEWLYEIEHREDEFDFIKHFIVEEDGVPIGFCQYYDWKKAFKEDCEPAGTYGIDYMIGEEHLLGKGLGKKLVRLICDKLIEDQPDAIQLVADPTIEEERVNVASIKVLETNGFRYDKETEIYKKLLIV; this is encoded by the coding sequence ATGTTTGTTTTGCGTAGATTAAAAAATGAAGATGTGGTTATTGTGAAAAAATGGCTTGAGAAAGAGTATGTTGCAAAATGGTTTGGTGATGAGTCTGAGTGGTTGTATGAAATCGAGCACCGGGAGGACGAATTTGATTTCATCAAACATTTTATTGTGGAGGAAGATGGTGTGCCGATTGGTTTCTGTCAGTACTACGATTGGAAGAAGGCGTTTAAGGAAGATTGTGAACCAGCAGGAACCTATGGAATTGACTATATGATTGGTGAAGAGCACCTCTTAGGAAAAGGTCTTGGGAAAAAATTAGTTAGACTGATATGTGATAAGCTAATTGAAGACCAACCTGATGCCATTCAGTTAGTCGCTGATCCAACAATCGAAGAAGAAAGAGTAAATGTAGCTTCAATTAAGGTATTGGAGACAAATGGATTTCGATACGACAAGGAGACAGAGATTTATAAAAAGCTGTTGATTGTTTAG
- a CDS encoding zinc ribbon domain-containing protein has product MEQFNTLLKAAECAVTRCNSWNFATSNDRYDVKGLLVLAETSDSENPIDEDSFYVVSPAGAIGLCEDGEDIDWLFLTGSSTDEDLPATLQTASQIKFCLKCGNGVILGARFCGACGVKLN; this is encoded by the coding sequence ATGGAACAATTCAACACATTGCTGAAGGCGGCGGAATGCGCCGTAACACGCTGTAATAGCTGGAACTTTGCCACTTCCAATGATAGATACGACGTAAAAGGCTTGCTGGTGCTTGCTGAGACAAGCGACAGTGAAAATCCCATCGACGAGGACAGCTTTTATGTGGTATCGCCTGCCGGAGCCATCGGTTTATGCGAGGATGGCGAGGACATTGACTGGCTGTTTCTGACAGGCTCCAGTACAGATGAGGATTTACCCGCCACGCTTCAGACTGCTTCACAAATCAAATTCTGCTTGAAATGTGGAAACGGGGTTATTCTGGGCGCTCGCTTTTGCGGAGCCTGCGGCGTGAAACTTAATTAG
- a CDS encoding SHOCT domain-containing protein, which produces MSKEQTANEVKYKITLKYLGILLRNGLITNEEYEEIDALNRQTFLPQLAKVYV; this is translated from the coding sequence ATGTCAAAGGAACAAACAGCTAATGAAGTAAAATATAAAATCACATTGAAGTACTTGGGAATTCTGCTTCGTAACGGCCTAATAACCAATGAAGAATATGAAGAAATCGATGCTTTGAACCGCCAGACCTTTCTTCCCCAACTTGCAAAAGTATATGTGTAA
- a CDS encoding class I SAM-dependent methyltransferase, with protein sequence MNSKNCNNGHRQEQHCRNNRSRRGPSSFHMQDCDLVFEKLALKQGDTLLDLGCGAGDYSIHAAGIVGETGNIYAVDLWQEMLDKICEDAMTRGIHNIHPVVSDIRKKINLSDDSMDVCLIATVLHIMDFKTETDRLFAEVKRVLKSGGKLAVIECKKENSSFGPPIQARISPNELEKGLVKFGFSKTDYIDLGSNYMVIFALSQ encoded by the coding sequence ATGAATAGTAAAAATTGCAACAACGGGCATAGACAAGAGCAGCATTGCCGAAATAACAGATCGCGCCGTGGACCCAGCAGCTTCCATATGCAGGATTGCGATCTTGTATTTGAGAAATTAGCCCTAAAACAAGGCGATACACTTTTAGACTTAGGTTGTGGTGCCGGAGATTATTCCATTCATGCGGCTGGAATAGTCGGAGAAACCGGAAACATATATGCGGTAGATCTATGGCAGGAAATGTTAGATAAAATTTGCGAAGATGCTATGACACGGGGAATTCATAATATCCATCCCGTGGTTTCAGATATTCGTAAGAAAATTAACCTCTCTGATGACAGTATGGATGTTTGTTTGATTGCTACTGTACTTCATATAATGGATTTTAAAACAGAAACTGACCGCCTATTTGCTGAAGTTAAGCGGGTATTAAAGTCAGGAGGTAAACTTGCTGTTATTGAATGCAAGAAAGAAAATAGTTCATTTGGCCCTCCTATACAAGCTAGAATCTCACCTAATGAGCTTGAAAAAGGCCTTGTTAAGTTTGGTTTTTCAAAAACAGATTATATTGATTTGGGCTCCAATTATATGGTGATATTTGCTTTAAGTCAATGA
- a CDS encoding type II toxin-antitoxin system PemK/MazF family toxin: MQEQKRIIRRGDVFYADLSPVVGCEQGGIRPVLIIQNDIGNRYSPTVIVVAITSKLKKELPTHVEIGCMEPLQKNSVVLLEQIRTIDRIRLLEYIGSLSELRMNSIDQALSLSLGLTTAKVIRTK; encoded by the coding sequence TTGCAGGAACAAAAAAGAATTATAAGACGTGGAGATGTTTTCTATGCTGATTTAAGTCCAGTTGTGGGCTGTGAGCAGGGTGGTATCCGACCCGTGCTTATTATACAGAATGATATAGGAAACCGTTACAGCCCCACGGTCATTGTCGTAGCTATAACCAGCAAGCTTAAAAAGGAGCTGCCCACTCATGTGGAAATTGGGTGTATGGAGCCGTTACAGAAAAATTCGGTGGTACTGCTGGAGCAGATACGCACTATTGATCGCATCCGGCTTTTGGAATACATAGGAAGCCTAAGTGAGTTGCGGATGAATTCAATTGACCAGGCATTGTCTCTTAGTTTAGGGCTAACAACGGCTAAAGTTATACGGACAAAATAA
- a CDS encoding recombinase family protein yields the protein MQAVKKKNVSIIPSQPAYDRSIKVQLKALRVAAYCRVSTLLEQQESSYDAQISYYTEKIQQNPNWKLAGIYADDGKSATNMKKRDDFNSMIDDCMAGKIDLILTKSVSRFARNTVDSLQTIRKLKEKNIGIIFEKEGINTLEATGELLITILSSQAQEESRNLSENTRWGIARKYENGVVLVNHKKFLGYTKDEDGELVIVPEQAKLVRRIYRLYLEGLSTQQIANTFMEEGIKTVTGKDKWHDTVIAKILQNEKYMGDVLQQKTYTVDFLTKKRVKNDGIVPQYYIEDNHEAIIPKELFYQVQEERARRASLHKPSIARRAKKEKSKYSSKYVLSDILVCGECSHPYRRQTWSRNGNLTPVWRCESRLLNGTKKCKHSATLKEKPLQEAIMKAVDSVVENQRELVGAFRENVIRVIGNYTTKNIKTEFDEEINKLQKQLLNLIEENAKQGAVNEDFDEQYRKIAEEIQSLKMKKLKQAREQKLADDYEQRVDGMDSCLGRVSCRVGEFDENLIRRLILRIKVINESKIEIHFKYGIIMEQEISFYED from the coding sequence ATGCAAGCAGTTAAAAAGAAAAATGTATCTATCATACCTTCACAACCAGCATATGACAGGAGCATCAAGGTACAGTTAAAAGCATTAAGGGTTGCAGCTTACTGTAGAGTCAGCACTTTGCTGGAACAGCAGGAAAGCAGTTACGATGCTCAGATATCTTATTATACAGAGAAAATTCAGCAGAATCCAAACTGGAAACTGGCGGGCATTTACGCAGATGACGGGAAGTCTGCAACCAATATGAAAAAAAGAGATGACTTTAACTCCATGATTGATGACTGCATGGCAGGAAAAATCGACTTAATATTGACTAAATCAGTCAGCCGTTTTGCAAGAAATACAGTAGACTCCCTGCAAACCATAAGAAAACTGAAGGAGAAAAATATCGGCATCATTTTTGAAAAGGAAGGCATCAATACACTGGAGGCGACAGGCGAACTTTTAATCACCATCTTAAGCAGCCAAGCACAAGAAGAAAGCCGTAACTTAAGTGAAAACACACGCTGGGGAATCGCAAGAAAATATGAAAATGGTGTAGTGCTAGTCAATCACAAAAAGTTTTTAGGATACACAAAAGATGAGGATGGCGAGCTGGTCATCGTACCGGAACAAGCGAAGCTTGTCAGAAGAATCTATCGTCTTTATCTTGAGGGGCTTAGCACACAGCAGATAGCGAATACCTTTATGGAAGAAGGTATCAAGACAGTGACTGGAAAGGATAAATGGCATGATACTGTCATCGCAAAGATACTCCAGAACGAAAAATACATGGGCGATGTACTGCAACAAAAGACATATACGGTGGATTTTCTTACAAAAAAGAGGGTAAAAAATGACGGCATCGTGCCTCAGTATTATATTGAGGATAACCATGAAGCAATTATCCCAAAGGAGCTTTTTTACCAAGTGCAAGAAGAAAGAGCAAGGCGAGCAAGCCTTCATAAGCCGTCCATTGCCAGGCGAGCTAAAAAAGAAAAAAGTAAGTACAGTTCTAAATATGTACTCTCAGACATTCTTGTCTGCGGAGAATGCTCCCACCCTTATCGAAGGCAGACCTGGTCAAGGAATGGAAATCTTACTCCCGTGTGGCGATGTGAAAGCAGATTATTAAATGGAACAAAAAAATGCAAGCATTCCGCCACCTTGAAAGAAAAACCCCTACAGGAAGCAATTATGAAGGCTGTGGATAGTGTAGTTGAAAATCAAAGGGAGCTTGTAGGAGCATTCAGGGAGAATGTGATCCGGGTGATCGGTAACTACACAACAAAAAACATAAAAACAGAGTTTGATGAGGAAATTAACAAACTGCAAAAGCAGCTCCTTAACTTAATCGAAGAAAATGCAAAGCAAGGAGCCGTCAATGAAGATTTTGATGAGCAGTATAGAAAAATTGCAGAAGAAATACAATCCCTTAAGATGAAAAAATTAAAGCAGGCAAGGGAACAGAAGTTGGCCGATGATTATGAGCAAAGGGTGGATGGAATGGACTCTTGCCTTGGCAGGGTAAGCTGCAGGGTCGGAGAGTTTGATGAGAATTTAATCAGACGCTTGATACTTAGAATCAAGGTAATAAATGAATCCAAAATTGAAATCCACTTTAAATATGGCATCATTATGGAACAAGAAATTTCGTTTTATGAAGATTAA
- a CDS encoding TetR/AcrR family transcriptional regulator — MTIEKRREREVEEMKELILSAASDIIASEGFDKLSIRKIAKKIEYSPSIIYHYFDDKEEILNVVMQRGYKKIVSAVSSMKIESSTPEEKLIKMTQNYIKVALSMPEEFMAAQLNQSKVALKHTSLLFEGASKEKPALSALYQCLKEIYKDKDVDENTIELIAQMIVVSTLGLIFKIIIEKDIGDEQRDNLISFYSNEIVLRIANGNTLN, encoded by the coding sequence ATGACTATAGAAAAAAGAAGAGAACGAGAGGTAGAGGAAATGAAGGAGCTTATCCTTTCAGCAGCAAGTGACATCATAGCTTCTGAGGGATTTGATAAACTGTCGATTAGAAAAATTGCTAAAAAAATTGAATATTCTCCTTCTATAATTTATCATTATTTCGATGATAAGGAAGAAATATTGAATGTTGTAATGCAAAGAGGCTATAAAAAAATAGTATCAGCAGTATCTTCTATGAAAATAGAGAGTAGCACACCTGAAGAAAAATTAATAAAAATGACCCAAAATTATATAAAAGTAGCATTAAGTATGCCAGAAGAATTTATGGCAGCCCAGTTAAACCAATCAAAAGTGGCATTAAAACATACTTCTTTATTATTTGAAGGTGCCTCAAAAGAAAAGCCAGCTTTGTCCGCACTATACCAATGCTTAAAAGAAATATATAAGGATAAAGATGTAGATGAAAATACAATTGAATTGATCGCTCAAATGATTGTAGTATCGACCTTAGGTCTTATTTTCAAGATCATAATAGAAAAAGACATTGGTGATGAACAAAGAGATAATTTGATTAGCTTTTATTCAAATGAAATAGTATTAAGAATAGCTAATGGAAATACATTAAATTAG